The following are from one region of the Natronosporangium hydrolyticum genome:
- a CDS encoding LppU/SCO3897 family protein, which yields MTSEGQPDSQATNAPHSPSSGQYQPGQPPPAPYGMPPESEPDPPAEPQSPVSDPGHSGWPESVTPPSPNRIRGSAAVFSQAPSQPDNPAAGEPPHPEPPGPSEPRPAGWPPGPQQQPGQPPPFSPPSAGHSPYQANPYRDSPYGEPPPSPPSDHSGPEHPVREPFLPGPPPAAQASPAAGPPLSPAPPLAGEAPPTRAGAPSAEPTPPPGYRLVHPPPGAPSPESPSAPPAPPNRPAPPAPYGSPAGAGDGGGYPAPNHPDPSHPDSSYPEPSYPEPNFPRPDYPEPSRPEPSRPEPSRPEASHPGANHPGASFPRPDYPESRYPESRPPSDGYSAPHHPVGDQPAPGYPHDLPAAGGPASQGGSAAPGSPVAPEFPPPPPPAAPPVPPGAISPAPGPISGGPGGPSAGGPGPISPSSAGPGAAPAPSYPSAADSAARGPAARDAADSGPTNRGPAERGSTDRGQAGGSPGDGVRRASGAATVPVANRAAPTPGDSVPGGSRPQVYQTAAGPPQPVDPPAPRQPQPPHQPHQPHQPHQPHQPHQPPGASHQPPAVAPDSPYQRTPSYQGGPPPGAPQQPASAAAQAANPPLPTRTPGEHAGLSHPGEAPEQPAGDGPARGGEPPERGGPAGGPPSGAAALPAPVERPPHPGAGDAYPPDGWESPAQPALPAGGQPEAAAGVAARPPRQRQPGVPVYGDLLTPERPGGGSGPAADGAPTDQGRPDDHEQPVAAPTPAPEPGKSGPSTGVIVGLVMIGATLLVLLALSIPLLLQYLNSAGGGDEHSIGDCVVRDGQDARTADCGSPGAYEIVAEVESRDECADPTQPAIEMTGPPSHFFCLEPAGEAAEEPLGEPGEVDAEQPADEDETG from the coding sequence ATGACGTCCGAGGGCCAGCCGGACAGCCAGGCGACCAACGCCCCCCACTCCCCGTCGAGCGGTCAGTACCAGCCTGGGCAGCCGCCCCCGGCGCCGTACGGCATGCCACCGGAGAGCGAACCGGACCCACCGGCTGAGCCACAATCACCAGTAAGCGATCCCGGTCACAGTGGCTGGCCGGAGTCGGTGACGCCGCCGTCACCGAACCGGATCCGCGGCTCCGCGGCGGTCTTCTCGCAGGCACCGTCCCAGCCGGACAATCCCGCAGCCGGGGAGCCACCCCATCCGGAGCCGCCGGGGCCGTCCGAGCCGCGCCCCGCCGGCTGGCCACCGGGGCCGCAGCAGCAGCCTGGGCAACCGCCCCCGTTCTCGCCGCCATCGGCCGGCCACTCCCCGTATCAGGCCAACCCATACCGGGACAGCCCGTACGGCGAGCCGCCCCCTTCGCCACCGAGTGACCACTCCGGACCGGAGCATCCGGTACGCGAACCGTTCCTGCCCGGCCCGCCGCCAGCCGCCCAGGCGTCACCGGCCGCCGGTCCGCCGCTCTCCCCGGCGCCGCCGCTGGCCGGCGAGGCACCGCCGACCCGGGCCGGCGCCCCGTCGGCGGAGCCCACGCCCCCGCCGGGTTACCGGCTGGTGCATCCGCCGCCGGGGGCTCCCTCCCCGGAGTCGCCGTCCGCGCCCCCCGCTCCGCCCAACCGGCCCGCGCCCCCCGCGCCGTACGGCTCACCGGCCGGAGCCGGCGACGGCGGCGGCTACCCCGCGCCGAACCACCCCGACCCGAGCCACCCCGATTCGAGTTATCCGGAGCCGAGTTACCCGGAGCCGAACTTTCCTCGCCCGGACTATCCGGAGCCGAGCCGTCCGGAGCCGAGCCGTCCGGAGCCGAGCCGTCCGGAGGCGAGCCATCCGGGAGCGAACCATCCGGGAGCGAGCTTCCCTCGGCCGGACTATCCGGAGTCCCGGTACCCGGAGTCGAGGCCGCCGAGTGACGGCTACTCAGCGCCGCACCACCCGGTGGGCGACCAGCCCGCCCCGGGGTACCCCCACGATCTCCCGGCGGCTGGTGGGCCGGCGAGCCAGGGTGGGTCGGCGGCACCCGGCAGCCCGGTGGCGCCGGAGTTCCCGCCGCCACCGCCGCCTGCCGCGCCGCCGGTGCCACCTGGCGCGATCTCGCCAGCACCCGGCCCCATCAGCGGCGGCCCAGGCGGCCCGAGCGCTGGCGGGCCGGGCCCCATCAGCCCAAGCTCCGCGGGCCCCGGCGCCGCGCCCGCACCTTCGTACCCATCGGCGGCTGACTCAGCAGCTCGCGGCCCGGCAGCTCGCGACGCGGCAGATAGCGGCCCAACCAATCGCGGCCCTGCAGAACGCGGCTCTACAGATCGCGGCCAGGCCGGAGGGTCGCCGGGGGACGGCGTACGGCGCGCCAGTGGCGCCGCCACCGTGCCGGTTGCGAACCGGGCGGCGCCCACCCCAGGCGATTCAGTTCCGGGGGGTAGCCGGCCGCAGGTGTACCAGACCGCCGCCGGCCCGCCACAGCCGGTGGATCCGCCGGCGCCGCGGCAGCCGCAGCCACCGCACCAGCCGCACCAGCCGCACCAGCCGCACCAGCCGCACCAGCCGCACCAGCCGCCGGGAGCATCGCACCAGCCGCCGGCGGTCGCGCCCGATTCGCCGTACCAGCGGACCCCGTCGTACCAGGGCGGCCCGCCGCCGGGGGCACCGCAGCAGCCGGCGAGCGCGGCGGCGCAGGCCGCCAATCCGCCGCTGCCTACTCGTACCCCTGGGGAGCACGCCGGCCTCAGCCACCCCGGCGAAGCGCCCGAGCAGCCGGCCGGCGACGGGCCAGCGCGGGGTGGCGAACCGCCGGAGCGCGGCGGGCCGGCGGGCGGGCCACCGAGCGGCGCCGCGGCGCTGCCGGCACCGGTGGAGCGACCGCCGCACCCGGGGGCCGGCGACGCGTACCCGCCGGATGGTTGGGAGTCACCAGCGCAGCCCGCGCTGCCGGCCGGTGGGCAGCCCGAGGCGGCCGCTGGCGTTGCCGCGCGCCCGCCTCGGCAACGGCAACCGGGCGTGCCTGTCTACGGCGATCTGCTCACGCCGGAGCGGCCGGGCGGTGGGTCCGGTCCGGCGGCGGACGGAGCGCCGACCGATCAGGGGCGGCCCGATGACCATGAGCAGCCGGTGGCCGCGCCCACCCCGGCGCCGGAGCCCGGCAAGTCGGGCCCGTCGACCGGTGTGATCGTCGGGCTGGTCATGATCGGCGCCACGCTGCTGGTGCTGCTCGCCCTCAGCATCCCGTTGCTGTTGCAGTACCTGAACTCGGCCGGCGGGGGCGACGAGCACTCGATCGGGGACTGCGTGGTCCGGGACGGGCAGGATGCCCGTACCGCCGACTGTGGCTCCCCGGGCGCCTACGAGATCGTCGCCGAGGTCGAGTCCCGCGACGAGTGCGCCGACCCGACGCAGCCTGCGATCGAGATGACCGGCCCGCCGAGCCACTTCTTCTGTCTGGAACCGGCGGGCGAGGCCGCGGAGGAGCCGCTGGGCGAGCCGGGCGAGGTCGACGCCGAACAGCCGGCCGACGAGGACGAAACCGGATGA
- a CDS encoding NHL domain-containing thioredoxin family protein — MTEPKVRAPELTGRGWLNTDGRQLRLADLRGRIVVLDFWTFCCINCLHVVDELRPLEERYSDVLVVIGVHSPKFAHERDPAALAAAVERHGVTHPVLDDPELVTWRQYAARAWPTLAVVDPTGYVVASMAGEGHADGLARLIDQLITEHEERGTLRRGGEVATLAAAPQTTLRFPAKALPLPDGGSLVADTVHHRLVELAPDQQTVRRTIGDGSRGRLDGPAEEAQFSEPQGLCWLPPRIAEIAGYELVVADTVNHLLRGVQFPADGGPPQVRTIAGTGRPWRAKADFHRHDAYAMDLSSPWDVAWYADRVIVAMAGVHQLWSFDPGARTVEMWAGTTVEGLRDGPLREAWLAQPSGLSVSPDGARLWIADSETSALRYVEQEQLHTAVGTGLFDFGHADGPAATALLQHPLGVAALPDGAVLVADTYNGAIRRFDPATDQVATVATGLADPSDLVVADDGTVLVVESAGHRLVPLAPAELARAEQAPESRLRTERPATALAAGEVELTVVFSPAPGQQLDSSFGPATRLEVSAMPAELLRDGAGVGSELTRRLVLDPAVGGGVLQVVAQAATCDADGPHAACHLTRQDWGVPVTIAPDGAGSLPLVLRGVDPQLGRADPG, encoded by the coding sequence ATGACCGAGCCCAAGGTACGGGCGCCGGAGCTGACCGGACGTGGCTGGCTCAACACCGACGGGCGACAGCTGCGCCTGGCCGACCTGCGTGGCCGGATCGTGGTGCTCGACTTCTGGACCTTCTGCTGCATCAACTGTCTGCATGTGGTGGACGAGCTGCGGCCGCTGGAGGAGCGCTACTCCGACGTCCTGGTCGTGATCGGGGTCCACTCGCCGAAGTTCGCCCACGAGCGGGATCCGGCCGCGTTGGCCGCGGCGGTGGAGCGGCACGGCGTCACCCATCCGGTGTTGGACGACCCGGAGCTGGTGACCTGGCGGCAGTACGCCGCGCGGGCCTGGCCCACCCTGGCGGTGGTGGATCCGACCGGCTACGTAGTGGCGAGCATGGCTGGTGAGGGGCACGCCGACGGGCTGGCCCGCCTGATCGACCAGCTGATCACCGAGCACGAGGAGCGGGGGACCCTCCGCCGGGGCGGCGAGGTCGCCACCCTGGCCGCCGCCCCGCAGACCACATTGCGCTTCCCCGCCAAGGCGCTGCCGCTGCCGGACGGCGGGTCGCTGGTGGCGGATACCGTTCACCACCGACTGGTGGAGCTGGCCCCCGATCAGCAGACGGTGCGCCGGACGATCGGCGACGGCAGCCGGGGCCGACTCGACGGCCCGGCCGAGGAGGCACAGTTCAGCGAACCGCAGGGGCTGTGTTGGCTGCCGCCCCGGATCGCCGAGATCGCCGGGTACGAGCTGGTGGTGGCCGATACCGTCAACCACCTGCTGCGGGGCGTGCAGTTCCCGGCCGATGGCGGGCCGCCGCAGGTCCGGACCATCGCCGGCACCGGCCGGCCGTGGCGGGCGAAGGCGGACTTCCACCGACACGACGCGTACGCGATGGATCTGTCCTCGCCGTGGGATGTCGCCTGGTACGCCGATCGGGTGATCGTGGCGATGGCCGGCGTGCATCAGCTGTGGAGCTTCGACCCGGGCGCCCGTACCGTCGAGATGTGGGCTGGCACCACTGTGGAGGGCTTGCGGGACGGTCCGCTGCGGGAGGCGTGGCTGGCTCAGCCGTCCGGGTTGTCGGTTAGCCCCGACGGGGCTCGGCTGTGGATCGCGGACAGCGAGACCAGCGCGCTGCGCTACGTGGAGCAGGAGCAGCTGCACACCGCGGTCGGCACCGGGCTGTTCGACTTCGGCCACGCCGACGGGCCGGCCGCCACCGCACTGTTGCAGCACCCGCTGGGGGTGGCGGCACTGCCAGACGGGGCGGTGCTGGTCGCCGACACCTACAACGGCGCCATCCGTCGCTTCGATCCGGCCACCGACCAGGTCGCCACGGTGGCGACCGGGCTGGCGGACCCGAGCGACCTGGTGGTCGCGGACGACGGCACAGTGTTGGTGGTGGAGTCGGCCGGGCACCGGCTGGTGCCGCTCGCCCCGGCCGAGCTGGCGCGGGCCGAGCAGGCACCGGAGTCCCGGCTACGGACCGAACGCCCGGCCACCGCGTTGGCGGCGGGTGAGGTCGAACTCACCGTGGTCTTCTCGCCAGCCCCCGGGCAACAGCTCGACAGCTCGTTCGGGCCAGCGACCCGGCTGGAGGTGTCGGCGATGCCGGCGGAGCTGCTCCGCGACGGCGCCGGGGTCGGCAGCGAGCTGACTCGCCGGTTGGTGCTGGACCCGGCGGTGGGGGGTGGTGTCCTGCAGGTGGTGGCGCAGGCCGCCACGTGCGACGCGGACGGTCCGCACGCGGCCTGCCACCTCACCCGCCAAGACTGGGGCGTGCCGGTGACCATCGCGCCCG